Proteins encoded in a region of the Gemmatimonadaceae bacterium genome:
- a CDS encoding S41 family peptidase: MTRTRKSLIALVVVAAPLLAGGFVIQERATRDGVRLFEQVMSVVGDRFVDSVSAGVLYEKAARGLLRELKDPYTELYTPKQLEAFNTNTGGFYGGVGMLIEEQEGSIIISKVYPHTPAEEAGIHEGDRIIQVDTASTRGWKLDQVSSRLKGEPGTKVTAKFARPGWTEPISATFTRRVIRIPAVPFAIMLDGKIGYIPVQNFNETASPEVAQQVIRLQNEGAKGLVLDLRGNPGGFLDQALEMSNLFLERGKEILSVRDRQGVAELHKAERDPVALKLPMVILTDAYTASASEIVAGALQDHDRALIVGTTSFGKGLVQSVYRLDGGYAIKLTTGKWYTPSGRSIQKERKLLDDGQFVEVRPDSLESDSVRKSRPRYKSDGGRVVFGGGAITPDVIVPPDTLTTAEQKVARVLGSKGQDTYITLYDFAFARKSQVKPDFVVTPAMRDEFYEKLQKKGVLVDRKDWDAAPTYVDRLIDLRISRLAFGDSTAKRREVSDDNQLLKALELLRKGQTQHDLFTLASSIPQTLPGKR; the protein is encoded by the coding sequence ATGACGCGTACCCGAAAGTCCCTGATCGCGCTTGTCGTCGTGGCAGCCCCCCTCTTGGCCGGCGGTTTCGTCATTCAGGAGCGGGCAACGCGCGATGGGGTGCGCCTGTTTGAGCAGGTGATGTCGGTCGTCGGCGACCGGTTCGTCGACTCCGTCAGCGCCGGCGTCCTGTACGAGAAAGCCGCGCGCGGACTCCTGCGCGAACTCAAGGATCCGTACACCGAGCTCTACACCCCCAAGCAGCTCGAGGCCTTCAACACGAACACCGGCGGCTTTTACGGTGGCGTGGGCATGCTCATCGAGGAGCAGGAAGGCAGCATCATCATCTCGAAGGTCTACCCGCATACCCCAGCCGAAGAGGCGGGCATCCATGAGGGAGACCGGATCATCCAGGTCGATACCGCCAGCACGCGTGGCTGGAAGCTTGACCAGGTCTCGTCGCGCCTGAAGGGTGAGCCGGGAACCAAGGTCACCGCCAAGTTCGCGCGGCCCGGATGGACGGAACCGATCAGCGCGACGTTTACGCGCCGTGTCATCCGCATTCCCGCCGTGCCATTCGCCATCATGCTGGACGGCAAGATCGGCTACATCCCCGTGCAGAACTTCAACGAGACGGCGTCTCCTGAGGTCGCCCAGCAGGTCATTCGCCTGCAGAACGAGGGGGCCAAGGGACTGGTGCTCGACCTGCGCGGCAACCCTGGCGGCTTCCTCGATCAGGCGCTCGAGATGTCCAACCTGTTCCTCGAGCGGGGCAAGGAAATTCTGAGTGTGCGCGACCGGCAGGGGGTTGCCGAACTTCACAAGGCGGAACGCGATCCGGTGGCCCTCAAGCTGCCGATGGTCATTCTCACCGATGCCTATACGGCCTCCGCCTCGGAGATCGTCGCGGGCGCCTTGCAGGACCACGATCGCGCGCTGATCGTCGGCACGACGTCCTTCGGCAAGGGTCTTGTGCAGTCGGTCTACCGCCTCGATGGCGGCTACGCGATCAAGCTCACGACCGGCAAGTGGTACACGCCGAGCGGCCGCTCCATCCAGAAGGAGCGCAAGCTGCTCGACGACGGCCAGTTCGTCGAGGTGCGCCCGGACAGCCTCGAGTCCGACTCGGTGCGCAAGTCGCGTCCGCGCTACAAGTCGGATGGCGGACGCGTCGTCTTCGGCGGCGGCGCCATCACGCCCGATGTCATCGTTCCGCCCGATACGCTGACCACCGCGGAACAGAAGGTCGCCCGTGTGCTCGGCTCCAAGGGACAGGACACCTACATCACGCTGTACGACTTCGCGTTCGCGCGGAAATCGCAGGTCAAGCCGGATTTCGTCGTCACGCCGGCCATGCGCGACGAGTTCTACGAGAAGCTGCAGAAGAAGGGCGTCCTGGTTGACCGCAAGGACTGGGATGCGGCCCCGACGTACGTCGACCGATTGATCGACCTCAGGATCTCCCGCCTCGCCTTCGGTGATTCCACCGCCAAGCGGCGCGAAGTGAGTGACGACAATCAGTTGCTGAAGGCGCTGGAACTGCTCCGCAAGGGCCAGACGCAGCACGACCTTTTCACGCTGGCGTCGTCCATCCCCCAGACACTTCCCGGCAAGCGATGA
- a CDS encoding MerR family transcriptional regulator has product MADNTVALLRAHSRHAPWNARGLAAHATALVDAAGMRPTNASARATPSARAVRFYVAHGLLDHPMGRGTAATYHYRHLLQLLAIKIRQREGQTLDAIKAELAGATGDALERRVAQSLAPALVSGADQAVQHDDAPAASWRRVVVADGIELHVREDSAAARSDFVAAMRESVRAALGREDVR; this is encoded by the coding sequence ATGGCTGACAACACAGTGGCACTGCTGCGTGCGCATTCCCGGCACGCACCGTGGAATGCTCGAGGCCTCGCGGCGCATGCCACGGCGCTCGTCGATGCGGCCGGCATGCGCCCGACGAACGCGTCGGCGCGAGCCACGCCGAGCGCTCGTGCCGTGCGGTTCTACGTGGCCCACGGACTGTTGGATCACCCGATGGGTCGAGGCACCGCCGCCACCTATCACTATCGCCATCTGTTGCAACTGCTGGCGATCAAGATTCGTCAGCGCGAAGGACAGACGCTCGACGCCATCAAGGCGGAACTGGCAGGCGCCACCGGTGATGCCCTCGAGCGGCGCGTGGCGCAGTCGCTCGCTCCGGCGCTCGTCTCCGGCGCGGATCAGGCGGTTCAGCACGACGACGCGCCGGCGGCATCGTGGCGCCGTGTCGTCGTGGCGGATGGCATCGAACTGCATGTGCGTGAGGACAGCGCGGCCGCGCGCAGCGATTTCGTCGCCGCCATGCGTGAGTCCGTTCGCGCTGCCCTGGGCCGTGAAGACGTCCGCTGA
- a CDS encoding efflux RND transporter periplasmic adaptor subunit, producing the protein MHSLVPFRFVSAVAVAALCTSACGGKPKDAAAGPPASGAAPGGPAASGGARGSGAGGAAGGGPRRTAAVVLGVNDVAKVARGNIEAGIPIAGDLRPIEILSLKSRLEGNVEQVYVREGDRVRAGAPLARFEAVDFESALRSAEADVVSARTAATTAQWNYDQSRDLFKAGAIAERDLRATEQAAVAAKAQLAASESRLRAAQSQMRDTRIVAPVNGTIQFRRVQGGEHILRGAELFTLVRSEVLELTAALPARRANEVKPGQMARFLADGKTFTGRVARVSPTIDPASRSITAYVQIPNANGELKGNTFSSGQIIAQTLSNVLVVPQPAVRFGQDGKPFVYRITGGELEQASVTVGVIDEARSLIEVKDGLQVGDQVVVGNVGTLGRGMKAQIIGNERGAGPGGARGGETREGSSAAPGGGARRSRGDSMGIPGTKAAPDSSLKGKSGRKPQ; encoded by the coding sequence ATGCACTCTCTGGTCCCCTTCCGATTCGTTAGCGCGGTCGCTGTTGCCGCGCTGTGCACCTCCGCCTGCGGCGGCAAGCCCAAGGATGCCGCGGCGGGGCCGCCCGCGAGCGGCGCCGCGCCAGGCGGTCCGGCGGCGTCCGGCGGTGCGCGGGGCAGCGGTGCGGGTGGCGCTGCCGGCGGCGGTCCGCGTCGCACCGCCGCCGTGGTGCTTGGCGTGAATGACGTGGCCAAGGTTGCGCGCGGCAACATCGAGGCGGGCATTCCGATTGCGGGTGATCTTCGCCCGATCGAGATCCTGAGCCTCAAGTCACGGCTCGAGGGCAACGTCGAGCAGGTCTATGTCCGCGAAGGCGACCGCGTGCGCGCCGGTGCGCCGCTCGCCCGCTTCGAGGCCGTGGATTTTGAGAGCGCGCTGCGCTCGGCCGAGGCCGATGTCGTGTCGGCCCGCACCGCGGCGACAACCGCGCAGTGGAACTACGACCAGTCGCGCGACCTGTTCAAGGCGGGCGCGATCGCCGAGCGCGACCTGCGCGCCACGGAACAGGCGGCCGTCGCCGCCAAGGCGCAGCTGGCCGCCTCCGAGTCGCGCCTGCGCGCCGCCCAGTCGCAGATGCGCGACACGCGCATAGTCGCGCCGGTGAACGGCACCATTCAATTCCGCCGCGTCCAGGGCGGCGAGCACATCCTGCGGGGCGCCGAGTTGTTCACGCTGGTCCGCAGCGAGGTGCTGGAACTGACGGCTGCCCTGCCGGCCCGTCGCGCAAATGAAGTGAAGCCCGGCCAGATGGCGCGATTCCTCGCGGACGGCAAGACCTTCACGGGACGCGTGGCTCGCGTCAGTCCGACCATCGATCCGGCATCGCGTTCGATCACGGCCTACGTGCAGATCCCGAATGCCAATGGCGAGCTCAAGGGCAATACGTTCTCGAGCGGCCAGATCATCGCGCAAACGTTGTCCAACGTGCTCGTGGTGCCGCAGCCGGCGGTGCGTTTCGGCCAGGACGGCAAGCCGTTCGTATACCGCATCACGGGCGGCGAGCTCGAGCAGGCCTCGGTAACCGTGGGGGTGATCGACGAGGCCCGCAGTCTCATCGAGGTCAAGGATGGGCTGCAGGTCGGCGACCAGGTGGTCGTCGGCAACGTCGGAACGCTGGGTCGCGGCATGAAAGCGCAGATCATCGGCAATGAACGCGGCGCCGGCCCCGGTGGGGCGCGCGGCGGTGAGACCCGCGAAGGCAGCAGTGCCGCTCCGGGCGGCGGAGCGCGCCGGTCGCGTGGTGACAGCATGGGCATTCCGGGCACCAAGGCGGCGCCCGACAGCTCGCTGAAGGGCAAGAGCGGGCGGAAGCCGCAATGA
- a CDS encoding efflux RND transporter permease subunit, with the protein MILSDVSIKRPVFATMMMLALVTLGMVSYKRLAVDEYPDVTYPIISVQVSYPGASPEVVERDVIRPIETALNTVEGLYELTSTSSEGGGNVRLQFKLGVDPTKMQPEVSAKVGRIRRQLPRDITEPIVTRFDPNDQPILAVAVSSKERSLRELTDLGDQVIRPRFEAVEGVGGVQLSGAASREIHVEIDPLALRSFGLTPDMVSAALARENQEVPAGRIRKGDTERSVRVTGRITDPRAFADLIVSVRNGAPIRVRDVGRVIDTIAERRTASLLGELPTLTIDVLKISGANTVAVADGVKEIISEVERTLPQDVTLRLTRDDSRRIRQALDDVQLTIVLGAMLTVMIIYLFLNSWRSTVITGLTLPVSIISSFFAMWALDFTLNTMTLLALSLAIGLLIDDAIVVRENIIRHVGLGKDHHRAAKDGTDEIGLAVFATSLAVVAVFIPVAFMGGMIGKIFYQFGMTVAFAVSVSLFVSFTLDPMLSSVWRDPDAEEHGPEAWKHAGPIRRIALRFDAWFESIADRYPGWLRIALANRWKVLGGAVASIVVALAIVPVLGFTWMPDADTGEFSINYRVPPGSSLAYTLSRAQPIDRYVRTLPEVDFTSFSVGGRGGATGGGINVRLVPKSERSRSQFEIQEAIRKELPRFPGLTANISAGGSIFGGRGSPISINVQGPEVTRLKLIASQVNDVVKNLPGVASTRSSDEGNVPQLDVRVDRQQAWAAGLGINNIAQTLQPLFTGQRATTWQDPQGYSHDVVVIYPDSLRASAANVAEIAVNGSGTDARTGLPASVLLSQVAEVRPGVGPQQIERRALERQVKIDVQVIPGTPLGRVADAARAALDSIVLPPGYRTVFTGDVQNMEETKGYVAEAIILAVIFIYIILASLFGSFIQPLAIMLALPLSFLGVAIALLVTRGTLNVMSMIGIIMLMGLVTKNGILLIDFVNQRRDAGESRLDAILESGRIRLRPIIMTTVAMIFGMFPLAFALGEGAEQRAPMARAVIGGLITSTLLTLFVVPAMYTVLDDAAERFRARGRARAVHRPVAAEPDTGTPA; encoded by the coding sequence ATGATCCTCTCCGACGTCTCCATCAAGCGTCCCGTTTTCGCGACGATGATGATGCTGGCGCTCGTCACGCTCGGCATGGTGTCGTACAAGCGGCTGGCCGTCGACGAATACCCGGACGTCACCTACCCGATCATCAGCGTGCAGGTGTCGTATCCCGGCGCTTCGCCCGAAGTGGTGGAGCGCGACGTCATTCGTCCCATCGAGACCGCGCTCAACACGGTCGAGGGACTGTATGAGCTGACGTCCACGTCGTCCGAAGGCGGCGGCAACGTGCGCCTGCAGTTCAAGCTGGGTGTCGACCCCACCAAGATGCAGCCGGAAGTTTCCGCGAAGGTCGGGCGCATCCGCCGCCAGCTGCCGCGCGACATCACCGAGCCGATCGTCACGCGCTTCGACCCCAACGACCAGCCCATTCTGGCCGTCGCGGTCTCCAGCAAGGAACGCTCGCTGCGCGAACTCACCGACCTCGGCGACCAGGTCATCCGCCCGCGGTTCGAAGCGGTCGAAGGGGTCGGTGGTGTGCAGCTCAGCGGTGCCGCCAGCCGTGAAATTCACGTCGAGATCGATCCGCTGGCCCTGCGCAGTTTCGGCCTGACGCCCGACATGGTGTCGGCCGCGCTGGCCCGCGAGAACCAGGAAGTGCCGGCCGGCCGCATTCGGAAGGGCGACACCGAGCGCAGCGTGCGCGTGACGGGACGCATCACCGACCCGCGCGCCTTCGCCGATCTCATCGTGTCCGTGCGCAACGGGGCCCCCATTCGCGTGCGCGACGTGGGACGCGTCATCGACACCATCGCCGAGCGCCGCACCGCGTCGCTGCTGGGCGAACTCCCCACGCTGACCATCGACGTGCTGAAGATCTCCGGCGCGAACACCGTGGCCGTGGCCGATGGCGTCAAGGAGATCATCAGCGAGGTGGAGCGCACGCTCCCGCAGGACGTCACGTTGCGCCTCACCCGCGACGATTCGCGGCGCATTCGGCAGGCGCTGGACGATGTGCAGCTCACCATCGTGCTGGGCGCGATGCTCACGGTGATGATCATCTACCTGTTCCTGAACTCGTGGCGGTCCACGGTCATCACCGGCCTGACGCTTCCGGTGTCGATCATCTCGTCGTTCTTCGCGATGTGGGCGCTCGATTTCACGCTCAACACGATGACGCTGCTGGCGCTCTCGCTGGCCATCGGCCTGCTGATTGACGATGCCATCGTGGTGCGAGAGAACATCATCCGGCACGTCGGTCTCGGCAAAGACCATCACCGGGCGGCCAAGGATGGCACCGACGAGATCGGTCTCGCGGTCTTTGCCACGTCATTGGCCGTGGTCGCCGTCTTCATTCCCGTCGCCTTCATGGGCGGGATGATCGGCAAGATCTTCTATCAGTTTGGCATGACGGTGGCCTTCGCCGTCAGCGTGTCGCTGTTCGTCTCGTTCACGCTCGACCCGATGCTCTCGAGCGTCTGGCGTGACCCGGATGCCGAGGAGCACGGCCCGGAGGCATGGAAGCACGCCGGACCGATCCGGCGCATCGCACTGCGATTCGATGCGTGGTTCGAGAGCATTGCCGATCGCTATCCGGGATGGCTGCGCATTGCGCTGGCCAATCGGTGGAAGGTGCTTGGCGGCGCGGTTGCCTCGATCGTGGTGGCGCTTGCCATCGTCCCGGTGCTCGGCTTCACCTGGATGCCGGACGCGGACACCGGCGAGTTCTCCATCAACTACCGCGTGCCGCCGGGCTCGAGCCTGGCGTACACGCTGAGCCGCGCCCAGCCCATCGACCGCTATGTGCGGACGCTGCCGGAGGTCGACTTCACGTCGTTCTCCGTCGGGGGTCGCGGCGGGGCGACCGGGGGCGGCATCAACGTCCGGCTGGTCCCCAAGTCCGAGCGGTCTCGAAGCCAGTTCGAGATCCAGGAAGCCATCCGCAAGGAACTTCCCAGGTTCCCCGGCCTGACGGCAAACATCAGCGCCGGTGGATCGATCTTCGGCGGCCGTGGCTCGCCCATCTCCATCAACGTGCAGGGACCCGAAGTCACGCGGCTCAAGCTCATCGCGTCGCAGGTCAACGACGTGGTGAAGAACCTGCCTGGCGTCGCCAGCACCCGATCGAGTGACGAAGGCAACGTGCCGCAGCTCGATGTGCGCGTGGACCGCCAGCAGGCGTGGGCCGCCGGGCTCGGCATCAACAACATCGCGCAGACCTTGCAGCCGCTCTTCACCGGCCAGCGGGCCACGACGTGGCAGGATCCGCAGGGCTACTCGCATGACGTCGTGGTGATCTACCCCGATTCGCTCCGCGCCAGCGCCGCGAATGTGGCGGAGATTGCCGTCAATGGCTCCGGCACGGACGCACGCACGGGCCTGCCGGCGTCGGTCCTGTTGTCGCAGGTCGCCGAGGTGCGACCGGGTGTCGGGCCGCAGCAGATCGAGCGCCGCGCGCTCGAGCGCCAGGTCAAGATCGACGTGCAGGTCATTCCCGGCACGCCGCTGGGACGGGTCGCCGACGCCGCGCGTGCCGCACTGGACTCCATCGTCCTCCCGCCGGGCTATCGCACCGTCTTCACGGGCGACGTGCAGAACATGGAAGAAACCAAGGGGTATGTCGCCGAGGCGATTATCCTGGCGGTCATCTTCATCTACATCATTCTGGCGTCACTCTTCGGCTCGTTCATCCAGCCGCTCGCCATCATGCTGGCGCTTCCCTTGAGCTTCCTCGGCGTCGCCATTGCCCTGCTGGTGACCAGAGGGACGCTCAACGTGATGTCGATGATCGGCATCATCATGCTGATGGGCCTCGTGACCAAGAACGGCATTCTCCTGATCGACTTCGTGAACCAGCGGCGCGATGCGGGTGAATCGCGGCTCGATGCCATCCTCGAGTCGGGCCGGATCCGCCTGCGTCCGATCATCATGACCACGGTGGCCATGATCTTCGGCATGTTCCCGCTGGCGTTCGCGCTCGGCGAGGGCGCCGAACAGCGCGCGCCGATGGCGCGCGCCGTGATTGGCGGCCTGATCACGTCCACGCTTCTGACCTTGTTCGTCGTGCCAGCCATGTACACGGTCCTGGACGACGCCGCGGAGCGTTTCCGCGCACGCGGACGCGCACGGGCCGTGCATCGCCCGGTGGCGGCCGAACCGGATACTGGGACCCCCGCTTGA
- a CDS encoding replication initiator protein A → MSHTPRRRMLARTVVLDRALEALPLFRLSDSGEEVAISYVAEGGGRWRVLPAPGERLPGTFDQDVYVELLRRYHEAEAPADGILSFTLHDFLRTMGRRVDGRTYEQLRSALNRLQRTALESTDAWFDAAAGTRWTGQFTILSTVSIDRRRLTDRDQLALFNTLTNNEPGDAHVTLAPQIRSNIASGYTITLASARYSQLSSPVARRLYRVLQVARSESGRSWEVALERLAEQLPLAQRYPSHLQRVLQPAHEMLLAAGVLRSAVIAPHDKTWAVSYQLAD, encoded by the coding sequence ATGAGCCATACGCCACGCCGTCGCATGCTGGCGCGCACCGTCGTCCTGGATCGCGCGCTCGAGGCGTTGCCGCTCTTTCGTCTCAGCGATTCTGGCGAGGAAGTCGCGATTTCATACGTCGCCGAGGGTGGCGGCCGGTGGCGTGTGCTTCCCGCCCCTGGTGAACGGCTTCCGGGCACGTTCGACCAGGATGTCTACGTCGAGCTGCTGCGGCGTTATCACGAAGCGGAGGCGCCGGCCGACGGTATTTTGTCGTTTACGCTGCACGACTTTCTCCGTACCATGGGGCGGCGTGTGGACGGCCGGACGTACGAGCAGCTGCGCAGCGCACTCAATCGGTTGCAGCGCACCGCCCTGGAATCCACGGATGCCTGGTTCGACGCAGCGGCCGGCACGCGCTGGACCGGACAGTTCACCATTCTGAGCACGGTGTCGATCGACCGGCGGCGGCTGACGGATCGCGATCAGCTGGCGCTGTTCAACACCCTGACGAACAACGAACCGGGCGACGCACACGTGACCCTCGCGCCGCAAATCCGGTCCAACATCGCCTCGGGATACACCATCACGTTGGCGTCCGCGCGCTATAGCCAGCTGTCCTCGCCGGTGGCACGGCGCCTGTATCGCGTCTTGCAGGTGGCGCGCAGCGAGTCCGGAAGAAGTTGGGAGGTTGCCCTCGAGCGGCTCGCCGAGCAACTCCCGCTGGCCCAGCGTTATCCGTCGCACCTCCAGCGCGTGCTGCAACCGGCCCACGAGATGCTCTTGGCGGCTGGAGTGCTTCGCAGCGCGGTCATCGCCCCGCACGACAAGACCTGGGCCGTCTCCTATCAGCTCGCGGACTGA